The uncultured Hyphomonas sp. genome includes a window with the following:
- a CDS encoding putative quinol monooxygenase, with protein MLKMIGVVAKLTIQPDKESEFEQVGKDLMAKVKANEPGCLTYQLYKSKKDAHVYIFMEQYASEEAFKAHGQSDYFKAAGPAIGACLAGAPEIQYYDIVE; from the coding sequence ATGCTCAAAATGATTGGCGTTGTGGCGAAACTGACGATCCAGCCGGACAAAGAGTCTGAATTCGAGCAGGTCGGCAAGGACCTTATGGCCAAGGTCAAGGCGAACGAACCGGGCTGCCTGACCTATCAGCTCTACAAGTCCAAGAAGGACGCGCACGTCTATATCTTCATGGAGCAGTACGCTTCCGAGGAAGCCTTCAAGGCACACGGCCAGAGCGACTATTTCAAGGCTGCTGGTCCGGCGATCGGTGCTTGCCTCGCCGGTGCGCCCGAAATCCAGTATTACGACATCGTGGAATAG
- a CDS encoding O-antigen ligase family protein, whose protein sequence is MNVMSRKMKVTEDTTLVWAKVFSEDKSAPIWFQFIVTAWFFATYIDFPAVTAVRYALVLALFGVIALKSSTVLPNVVRAWPLFVLPVFATSSILWSPYPSEALKQGVYFILTPLFIITIISVLDARRAMRCLMFAGWITSFMVLAKFSSIDSGGPYPSKNYVALQMNFMMLLSLAAALNKSEPTWIRLAALPFIPMGILFVVAANSATNLVLGGAGIMGLIALRVLWVDIGGIKNARSLLFLSGVVFIFSILTVALAMPGEDFVGVVLQALGKDGTLSGRTEIWAAGRVIQDQNPLFGTGLSGFWQPDNGAAQSINYYDFKPYGTVLTFHNSYMEVRVHLGYIGWALYVGTWFWQGQRAIRNWMVSRDLEASALLMLLVLVFITTFTESTPWGAFNTPVNIMLLASTAAFSSNRRKFEGYVPVKVSESSVRPAR, encoded by the coding sequence ATGAACGTCATGTCCCGGAAAATGAAGGTGACCGAAGACACGACGCTGGTCTGGGCAAAGGTCTTCTCGGAAGACAAGAGTGCGCCGATCTGGTTCCAGTTCATCGTCACCGCCTGGTTCTTCGCGACCTATATCGACTTTCCAGCTGTGACTGCGGTCCGCTACGCGCTCGTGCTGGCGCTGTTTGGTGTGATCGCGCTGAAGAGTTCGACGGTTCTGCCGAACGTTGTGCGCGCCTGGCCGCTATTCGTTCTGCCGGTCTTCGCGACGTCTTCCATTCTATGGTCGCCCTATCCTTCAGAAGCGCTGAAGCAGGGGGTGTATTTTATTCTCACGCCGCTGTTCATCATCACGATTATCTCGGTGCTTGATGCCCGGCGGGCCATGCGATGTCTCATGTTCGCGGGCTGGATCACGTCTTTCATGGTGCTCGCAAAGTTCTCCTCGATCGACTCGGGCGGGCCTTATCCATCCAAGAATTATGTCGCCCTGCAGATGAACTTCATGATGCTGCTGTCTCTGGCGGCCGCCCTGAACAAGAGCGAACCAACATGGATTCGCCTGGCGGCGCTGCCCTTTATTCCTATGGGAATTCTGTTCGTAGTCGCGGCCAATTCGGCGACCAACCTGGTTCTGGGCGGTGCCGGTATTATGGGTCTCATCGCCCTTCGTGTCCTTTGGGTTGATATCGGCGGCATCAAGAACGCCCGGAGCCTGCTATTCCTGAGCGGTGTCGTTTTCATCTTCTCGATTTTGACGGTTGCGCTTGCCATGCCGGGCGAAGATTTCGTCGGCGTCGTGTTGCAGGCCCTGGGCAAGGACGGAACGTTGAGCGGACGAACGGAAATCTGGGCAGCCGGACGAGTTATACAGGACCAAAACCCGCTCTTCGGGACGGGGCTCTCGGGTTTCTGGCAGCCGGACAACGGCGCTGCGCAATCTATCAATTATTATGACTTTAAGCCCTACGGCACCGTGCTGACCTTCCACAATTCCTACATGGAGGTGCGGGTCCACCTCGGTTATATTGGCTGGGCGCTCTATGTCGGCACATGGTTCTGGCAGGGGCAGCGGGCGATCCGGAACTGGATGGTGTCCCGCGATCTGGAGGCTTCCGCGCTCCTGATGCTTCTCGTGCTTGTCTTTATCACCACTTTTACTGAATCCACGCCCTGGGGGGCCTTCAATACGCCGGTGAATATCATGCTATTGGCGTCCACAGCGGCCTTCAGCTCTAACCGCCGAAAGTTCGAGGGTTACGTCCCCGTCAAGGTAAGTGAATCCAGCGTCAGGCCAGCCCGCTGA
- a CDS encoding Wzz/FepE/Etk N-terminal domain-containing protein, with product MTKSFSFELPSQMTGHDGPSGEETSFDLKSLIGMVYRRFWLIVTGFLVVFLAVAYITFTATPVFKASTTIQLGSNQENVIDLGSVLGGIVANTAAIDTEVMVISSKSLLTKVAERQKLVEDPEFNWTLVEQKPGLIDGLVTPIKKSLGMRTERVDPYAGLSEEEREAAILEAVVEALSNRVTVSRVGTTYLLKVTVMSTSPETAARLANAVADQYRVQQLDTKLDATRRATEWLGERVSGLRDEVAEKEKRVAVYRAENNLDTAMGTTLSEQKIADLTKQKTQLDFELSQARSRYENMRRQIDAGEGVDGISEVLDSGLVSRLKEQLSVLRGRVAELETKLGPQHPELIGARNEVRDVERQMAAEVNRIADNLASEVAAKQSQVNAIQSRINQANAQLRGNSIASVRLRELERDAETSRVLYEEFIARSKETSVQDDLVQADAVILSAASVPSQPAAPKKKLNLLIGAVLGAAIGAAMAILAEMFDAKISSTEDIERKLGVTSIGSVPLIRASSLFGLGQTNPADYLVENPLSAYAESVRYLRAAIAFSDLDSETKTVAITSSLPDEGKTSLTLSLGRMSAMSGSRTIVIDGDFRRRQLTEAAGMSPEIGFIEHLFGAGQLSDAIQKDSKTMLDILPLSQSGHTPHDVFGTRAFDDLLSRLRSMYDLILIDTGPLLLMAEARVVAGKVDKTILMVRWRHSTRAAVKQSLSLLRSFNADVLGATLNMVDLNRRRHHRDPGASYKAYRKYYQMESKKSVFGFDLNGGGKRKKGGKGPVAMQTPPEKAKGTMEEEVPVGFE from the coding sequence TTGACCAAGAGTTTCAGCTTCGAGCTACCTTCCCAGATGACCGGCCATGACGGCCCGTCGGGCGAGGAAACATCTTTTGACCTGAAATCTCTGATCGGCATGGTCTATCGCCGGTTCTGGCTGATCGTGACCGGTTTCCTGGTCGTCTTTCTGGCAGTGGCCTATATCACCTTCACTGCGACGCCGGTTTTCAAGGCTTCGACGACGATCCAGCTGGGGTCCAACCAGGAGAACGTTATCGACCTTGGCAGCGTGCTTGGCGGTATCGTTGCCAACACGGCGGCGATCGACACTGAAGTGATGGTCATCAGCTCCAAATCCCTTCTGACGAAGGTGGCGGAGCGCCAGAAGCTGGTCGAAGACCCGGAGTTCAACTGGACCCTCGTGGAACAGAAGCCCGGTCTGATCGACGGTCTGGTCACGCCGATCAAGAAAAGCCTCGGCATGCGGACCGAGCGGGTCGATCCTTATGCCGGTCTCAGCGAAGAAGAACGCGAAGCCGCGATCCTTGAGGCTGTGGTCGAAGCCCTGTCAAACCGCGTGACGGTTTCCCGGGTCGGGACAACCTACCTCCTGAAGGTGACAGTGATGTCGACCTCTCCGGAGACGGCTGCCCGCCTTGCCAACGCGGTTGCGGATCAGTACCGGGTCCAGCAGCTGGATACCAAACTTGATGCAACCCGCCGGGCTACAGAGTGGCTGGGTGAACGGGTCTCGGGGCTTCGCGATGAAGTGGCCGAGAAGGAAAAGCGCGTTGCCGTCTATCGCGCCGAGAACAATCTCGATACTGCGATGGGCACCACGCTGTCCGAACAGAAGATCGCCGATCTGACAAAACAGAAGACCCAGCTCGATTTCGAACTGAGCCAGGCACGGTCCCGTTATGAAAACATGCGCCGCCAGATCGATGCTGGCGAAGGGGTCGACGGGATCAGCGAAGTGCTTGATTCCGGGCTTGTTTCACGCCTCAAGGAGCAGCTTTCCGTTCTTCGCGGCCGGGTTGCTGAACTGGAAACGAAGCTGGGCCCTCAACACCCTGAACTGATCGGTGCACGGAACGAAGTTCGTGATGTTGAGCGGCAGATGGCCGCCGAGGTCAATCGGATTGCCGACAACCTTGCGAGTGAAGTTGCGGCGAAACAAAGCCAGGTCAACGCAATCCAGAGCCGTATCAACCAGGCGAATGCCCAGCTGCGCGGCAACTCGATCGCCAGCGTGCGCCTGCGCGAGCTTGAGCGCGATGCCGAGACGAGCCGGGTTCTCTATGAAGAGTTCATTGCCCGTTCGAAGGAAACCAGCGTCCAGGACGACCTCGTCCAGGCGGATGCTGTCATCCTGTCTGCGGCGTCCGTGCCGAGCCAGCCAGCCGCACCGAAAAAGAAACTGAATCTGCTGATTGGTGCCGTGCTCGGCGCTGCAATCGGCGCCGCCATGGCGATCCTGGCCGAAATGTTCGATGCCAAGATCAGCTCGACCGAAGACATTGAGCGCAAGCTCGGTGTGACGTCGATCGGCTCTGTGCCGCTGATACGTGCCTCCAGCCTGTTCGGCCTCGGCCAGACCAATCCGGCCGACTACCTGGTTGAGAATCCTTTATCAGCGTATGCGGAAAGCGTCCGATACTTGCGCGCGGCCATTGCCTTCTCTGACCTCGACAGCGAGACGAAGACTGTGGCGATCACCTCGTCGCTGCCGGACGAAGGCAAAACCAGCCTCACACTCAGCCTCGGCCGCATGTCGGCCATGTCCGGCTCGCGGACGATCGTTATCGATGGTGATTTCCGCCGCCGCCAGCTGACTGAAGCGGCAGGCATGTCGCCAGAGATTGGCTTCATCGAGCACCTGTTCGGAGCCGGCCAGCTGTCGGATGCGATCCAGAAAGACAGCAAGACGATGCTGGACATCCTGCCATTGTCCCAGTCTGGTCATACGCCGCATGACGTGTTCGGAACGCGCGCTTTCGATGACCTGCTCTCGCGCCTGCGCTCCATGTACGACCTGATCCTGATCGACACCGGTCCGCTTCTGCTGATGGCCGAAGCCCGCGTGGTAGCCGGCAAGGTCGACAAGACGATCCTGATGGTGCGTTGGCGCCATTCCACCCGCGCCGCCGTCAAGCAGTCGCTCAGCCTGCTGCGCTCGTTCAATGCGGATGTGCTCGGCGCGACCCTGAACATGGTCGACCTTAATCGCCGTCGTCATCACCGCGATCCGGGCGCCAGCTACAAGGCCTACCGCAAGTACTACCAGATGGAGAGCAAGAAGTCCGTGTTCGGCTTCGATCTCAATGGTGGGGGCAAGCGGAAGAAAGGTGGCAAGGGCCCCGTGGCCATGCAGACGCCGCCTGAAAAGGCCAAGGGCACGATGGAAGAAGAAGTCCCTGTGGGATTTGAGTAG
- a CDS encoding sugar transferase — MGLRLSNQSRHAETAAYSSTRHDRTEYETGTSAKRITDIVIASVALVFVFPLLLVVGTLIRLQDGDKAVYAQKRYGRNGRTFSCYKLRSMVANADERLQEILATDPEARAEWEETQKLVNDPRITPLGHFIRKTSIDELPQLINIIRGEMSLVGPRPIVENEIAKYGEYYRDYCAVRPGLTGLWQVEGRSDTTYEERVQLDVKYASSRTFTGDIMIMLRTVPAVLLSKGAR, encoded by the coding sequence ATGGGTCTAAGATTAAGTAACCAATCACGACATGCGGAAACCGCCGCATACTCCTCCACGCGACATGATCGCACGGAGTATGAGACCGGTACGAGCGCCAAGCGTATTACGGACATCGTTATTGCGAGCGTCGCGCTGGTGTTTGTCTTCCCGCTGCTGCTTGTTGTGGGCACGCTTATCCGTCTTCAGGACGGCGACAAGGCGGTTTATGCCCAGAAACGTTACGGTCGCAACGGACGCACCTTCAGCTGCTACAAGCTCCGCTCCATGGTCGCCAACGCTGACGAGCGCCTGCAGGAGATCCTGGCAACCGACCCTGAAGCCCGCGCTGAATGGGAAGAGACCCAGAAGCTCGTGAACGATCCGCGCATCACGCCGCTGGGCCACTTCATCCGCAAGACCTCGATCGATGAGCTGCCGCAGCTGATCAACATCATTCGCGGTGAGATGTCCCTCGTCGGGCCGCGCCCGATCGTCGAGAACGAAATTGCCAAGTATGGCGAATATTATCGCGACTATTGCGCTGTCCGTCCGGGTCTGACCGGCCTGTGGCAGGTCGAAGGCCGCAGCGACACGACCTATGAAGAGCGCGTTCAGCTGGACGTGAAATACGCAAGCAGCCGTACGTTCACCGGCGACATCATGATCATGCTCCGCACGGTCCCCGCTGTCCTGCTTTCGAAAGGCGCCCGCTGA
- a CDS encoding glycosyltransferase family 2 protein produces MSAHAMAQIDNNNAPEPVPGAILAVIPALNEERHIETCIRSLMAGSPQLRQVPLVVVDGGSTDGTVAIVERMKSEFPKLQVIHNPKRLQAAAMNLAVESLSTPQTRHIVRCDAHSIYPAGFILSVARTLQATGAASVVIPMDAIGDTCFERANAWIVDTPLGSGGSAHRGGTVSGYVDHGHHAGFDIAMYRQVGGYDETFSHNEDAEYDERVAQSGGKIYLDAGIRIRYIPRGSVHRVAKQYFNYGKGRARNVRKHGQRLKIRQALPVFALLASIGGFVLSPFFLPAILLPVGYIGVLAAASLAVAVWKRSICGLLAGLISGTMHMSWAAGFLKEAMTGSKP; encoded by the coding sequence ATGAGTGCGCATGCAATGGCTCAAATCGATAACAACAACGCACCGGAACCGGTGCCCGGTGCGATTCTGGCTGTCATTCCGGCTCTGAACGAAGAGCGCCACATTGAAACATGTATCCGCTCACTCATGGCGGGCAGCCCGCAACTTCGCCAGGTGCCGCTCGTCGTGGTGGATGGCGGCAGCACCGATGGAACCGTCGCCATTGTCGAGCGCATGAAGTCGGAATTCCCAAAGCTGCAGGTGATTCACAACCCGAAACGGCTGCAGGCAGCCGCGATGAACCTGGCCGTTGAGAGCCTCAGCACACCTCAGACACGCCATATCGTGCGCTGCGATGCCCACTCGATTTATCCTGCGGGATTCATCCTTTCCGTCGCCCGGACCCTTCAGGCAACGGGCGCGGCATCTGTCGTCATCCCCATGGATGCCATCGGCGACACGTGTTTTGAACGCGCAAATGCCTGGATCGTGGATACGCCGCTCGGTTCGGGCGGATCTGCCCATCGTGGCGGCACCGTTTCGGGCTATGTCGATCATGGCCATCATGCCGGTTTCGACATCGCCATGTACCGTCAGGTCGGCGGGTATGACGAAACCTTCTCGCACAATGAAGACGCCGAATATGATGAACGGGTGGCCCAGTCCGGCGGCAAGATCTATCTCGATGCCGGCATCCGCATCCGCTACATTCCCCGCGGGTCCGTCCACCGGGTGGCGAAGCAGTATTTCAATTATGGCAAGGGCCGCGCGCGCAATGTGCGCAAACACGGCCAACGCCTGAAGATCCGCCAGGCCTTGCCGGTTTTCGCCCTGCTCGCCAGCATCGGCGGGTTTGTTCTTTCGCCCTTTTTCCTGCCTGCCATCCTCCTGCCAGTCGGCTATATCGGCGTGCTGGCCGCCGCGTCTCTCGCGGTTGCTGTCTGGAAACGGTCCATCTGCGGCCTTCTTGCGGGCCTGATTTCCGGCACGATGCATATGAGCTGGGCAGCCGGCTTCCTGAAGGAAGCGATGACCGGTTCGAAACCCTGA
- a CDS encoding polysaccharide biosynthesis/export family protein — protein sequence MNFLRPLLMATLGSLLLLVAACETAIPAGPSPSGEQVVQQQAVSAYTLGNGDQLRITIFGQPDLSGQFEVDGTGSISMPLIGQVEALGLTTPELESRIVEKLEGDYVLNPRVSAEVINYRPYYILGEVNRPGEYPYNSGLTVVNAVAAAGGWTYRARKNVVYIKSVNSNEEQAIELTTSTVVSPGDTIRIGERRF from the coding sequence ATGAATTTCCTGCGCCCCCTTCTCATGGCCACTCTGGGCAGCCTGCTTTTACTGGTTGCCGCCTGTGAGACAGCGATCCCTGCTGGCCCCAGCCCCTCTGGAGAGCAAGTGGTGCAGCAGCAAGCAGTTAGCGCCTACACTCTGGGCAATGGCGACCAGCTGCGCATTACGATCTTCGGGCAGCCGGACCTGTCCGGACAATTTGAAGTGGATGGCACCGGCTCCATCTCCATGCCGCTCATCGGCCAGGTCGAAGCCCTTGGCCTCACCACGCCTGAGCTGGAGAGCCGCATCGTCGAGAAACTCGAAGGCGATTATGTCCTGAACCCGCGCGTGAGCGCCGAGGTGATCAACTACCGCCCCTACTACATCCTCGGCGAAGTGAACCGCCCCGGTGAATACCCCTACAATTCCGGCCTGACTGTCGTGAATGCTGTTGCTGCGGCGGGCGGTTGGACCTACCGCGCCCGGAAAAATGTGGTTTACATCAAGAGCGTGAATTCGAATGAAGAGCAGGCGATCGAGCTCACAACTTCCACGGTCGTCAGCCCGGGCGACACGATCCGGATTGGTGAACGCAGATTCTGA
- a CDS encoding MFS transporter — protein sequence MTDATTAKASGPSLPTRLAFGFGGAAEGIKNNGFEYFLLFFYSQILGVPAAMVFLALMIALVVDALSDPIVGYWSDNLRTRIGRRHPFMYAALLPVGLTYYLAWNPPEGLSPNGLFIWLLVLTISVRLSFTMYEVPSTALVPELTPEYDARTSLMSYRYFFAWVGGLSIQIFLLFFLLKPSEQNPSGYFHIPGWHLYGQVAAGVILLAAAVSTFGTHARIPHLKAPPAQRNLTLGKVFSEIFETISNPSFRALFLATLFGLLASGVSASLNQYINGYFWGFTTTQTAGLTVAVYISAVLALIIAPIAGRVFGKKRAALSIGVLAFTIAPAPVFGRLIGIMPPNGSDALYNIVLTVTIFDLALIIATQMLMGSMVADIVEDSEVQTGRRSEGIFYAGISFIRKLAQASGVFVATLVLTFAGIQEGAQPDKVTDSSLTSLGWGYAVTLLAAWTLMMFCVSFYRISRETHENNLAAIAAKAAEEASH from the coding sequence ATGACGGACGCGACAACCGCGAAGGCCTCCGGCCCGAGCCTGCCGACCCGTTTAGCATTCGGGTTTGGCGGCGCCGCTGAGGGGATCAAGAACAACGGGTTCGAATACTTCCTGTTGTTCTTCTACAGTCAGATCCTCGGCGTCCCTGCGGCGATGGTTTTTCTGGCGCTGATGATCGCGCTGGTGGTTGACGCATTGTCGGACCCGATTGTTGGCTATTGGTCGGATAATCTGCGTACGCGCATTGGGCGGCGGCATCCGTTCATGTATGCAGCGCTCCTGCCGGTCGGGCTCACCTATTATTTGGCCTGGAACCCGCCTGAAGGCTTGTCGCCAAACGGGTTGTTCATCTGGCTGCTGGTCCTCACCATTAGTGTCCGATTGTCTTTCACGATGTACGAAGTGCCGAGTACGGCGCTTGTTCCGGAACTGACGCCCGAATACGACGCCCGTACCAGCTTGATGTCCTACCGGTACTTCTTTGCATGGGTCGGAGGCCTGTCGATCCAGATCTTCCTGCTCTTCTTCCTGTTGAAGCCCAGCGAGCAGAACCCCTCCGGCTATTTCCATATTCCAGGCTGGCACCTCTACGGCCAGGTTGCCGCCGGGGTCATTCTGCTTGCGGCTGCTGTGTCGACCTTCGGCACGCATGCGCGCATTCCGCACCTCAAGGCCCCCCCGGCGCAACGGAATCTGACGCTCGGCAAGGTGTTTTCGGAAATCTTCGAGACAATCTCGAATCCGTCTTTCAGGGCCTTGTTCCTGGCCACGCTGTTCGGCCTGCTGGCCTCCGGCGTTTCGGCATCGCTGAACCAGTACATCAATGGATATTTCTGGGGCTTTACGACAACTCAGACCGCAGGCCTGACTGTCGCCGTCTACATCTCTGCAGTGCTTGCCCTGATTATCGCACCGATTGCGGGACGAGTGTTCGGCAAGAAGCGTGCGGCGCTTTCAATCGGGGTGCTGGCATTCACCATCGCGCCGGCGCCGGTCTTTGGCCGCCTGATCGGGATCATGCCGCCGAATGGCTCGGACGCGCTCTATAACATCGTGCTGACCGTCACGATCTTCGACCTCGCCCTCATCATCGCGACGCAGATGCTGATGGGCTCGATGGTTGCTGACATCGTCGAGGATAGCGAGGTTCAGACAGGCCGGCGCTCGGAAGGCATCTTCTATGCAGGCATCAGCTTCATCCGGAAGCTGGCGCAGGCATCCGGAGTCTTTGTGGCGACTCTCGTTCTGACCTTCGCAGGCATCCAGGAGGGCGCTCAGCCAGACAAGGTGACGGACAGTTCGCTCACCTCGCTCGGCTGGGGATATGCGGTGACCCTGCTGGCAGCGTGGACGCTGATGATGTTCTGCGTGAGCTTTTACCGGATCAGCCGAGAGACACATGAAAACAATCTCGCGGCCATCGCGGCGAAGGCGGCTGAAGAGGCAAGTCACTGA
- a CDS encoding metallophosphoesterase family protein translates to MSEQSRQSFLQRIGNLTRSATSLRARIRRGIGKPSPEVAEPESEPAPVEVTRQTRAPDGQCIYAIGDVHGRCDLLKKLVEQIEEDSKSLPEGTKRVLVFLGDYIDRGLQSKDVIDFLQSEKVQAFERVFLMGNHEEALLRFLNDVNFGKQWVRYGGAETLYSYGLQPPPNARAAMQSHEAMQAYQRAWDKVWTEFRNRLPEDHLKFYQGLQHYHVSGDYLFVHAGLRPGEELEKQTVRDMLWIREEFLDAPEQFPQVVVHGHTPTDAVFRDNRRIGLDTGAFISGKLSAVRLFRDEVSFLST, encoded by the coding sequence ATGTCCGAACAATCCCGGCAAAGCTTCCTGCAACGGATCGGCAACCTGACACGGTCCGCGACCTCTCTGCGTGCGCGAATCCGCCGGGGTATCGGCAAACCCTCACCTGAAGTGGCCGAGCCTGAAAGCGAACCGGCACCTGTTGAGGTAACCCGCCAGACCCGCGCGCCGGACGGTCAGTGTATTTACGCAATCGGTGACGTTCACGGCCGGTGTGACCTGTTGAAAAAACTGGTCGAGCAGATCGAAGAGGACTCAAAGTCCCTTCCGGAAGGCACGAAGCGAGTCCTTGTATTTCTTGGAGATTATATTGACCGCGGCCTGCAGTCGAAAGACGTAATCGACTTTCTGCAAAGCGAAAAGGTTCAGGCATTCGAGCGGGTCTTCCTGATGGGCAATCATGAGGAAGCGCTGCTGCGTTTCCTCAATGATGTGAATTTCGGGAAGCAATGGGTTCGCTATGGCGGCGCTGAAACGCTATACTCCTATGGCCTTCAACCACCTCCCAATGCCCGGGCGGCCATGCAGTCTCACGAAGCGATGCAGGCCTATCAGCGCGCCTGGGACAAGGTCTGGACCGAGTTCCGGAACCGGCTGCCTGAAGATCACCTGAAGTTTTACCAGGGGCTTCAGCACTACCACGTCTCCGGGGACTATCTTTTCGTGCATGCCGGCCTGCGCCCGGGCGAAGAGCTCGAGAAACAGACCGTGCGTGACATGTTGTGGATCCGGGAAGAATTTCTGGATGCGCCCGAACAGTTTCCTCAGGTGGTGGTTCATGGGCACACGCCTACCGATGCAGTCTTCCGGGACAATCGCCGGATCGGACTGGATACGGGGGCCTTCATCAGCGGAAAACTTTCAGCCGTGCGCCTGTTCCGGGATGAAGTTTCCTTCCTCTCGACCTGA
- a CDS encoding acyl-CoA dehydrogenase family protein has product MDLAFTPEDRAFQKEVRDWIAENYTPDLRAKSAASKNGYLDKEGQVAWQKKLYEKGWVAPNWPVEFGGPGLSASERYILNMELSSAGTPPVSPMGISMVAPVIMAFGSDEQKKKYLPPILRSDVWWCQGYSEPGAGSDLASLQMSAVRDGDDYVLNGSKIWTTHAQWADMIFCLVRTSREGKHQEGISFIIFPMTLPGIKISPLPTLDGPAEGAQEINQVFFENVRVPIAEALVGEENKGWTYAKYLLQFERGNAYAPGLRAMLNKARKIASVEEADGEALIRDTDFARKMAQLEIKIDGLDATEQRIFSALSAGQAVGPESSMLKCAGSETQQAITELVVEAAGTYGAPFVRDNFAIAREGANADLPFPSYSVTAVPSYLNYRKTSIYAGSNEIQRNIMAKMVLGL; this is encoded by the coding sequence ATGGACCTCGCCTTCACGCCGGAAGACCGTGCGTTCCAGAAAGAAGTTCGTGACTGGATCGCCGAAAACTACACACCGGACCTGCGCGCCAAGAGTGCCGCGTCCAAGAACGGGTATCTCGACAAGGAAGGCCAGGTTGCCTGGCAGAAAAAGCTCTACGAGAAAGGCTGGGTCGCTCCGAACTGGCCGGTAGAGTTTGGCGGTCCGGGCCTGTCGGCGTCCGAGCGCTACATCCTGAACATGGAGCTTTCGTCCGCGGGAACGCCGCCGGTCAGTCCCATGGGTATCTCCATGGTTGCGCCGGTGATCATGGCGTTTGGCTCTGACGAGCAGAAGAAGAAATACCTGCCGCCAATCCTGCGTTCCGACGTCTGGTGGTGCCAGGGCTATTCTGAGCCGGGCGCGGGATCTGACCTCGCCTCGCTTCAGATGAGCGCAGTGCGTGACGGTGACGACTATGTGCTGAACGGGTCGAAGATCTGGACGACCCATGCCCAGTGGGCAGACATGATCTTCTGTCTGGTGCGGACCTCGCGGGAAGGAAAGCATCAGGAAGGCATCAGCTTTATCATCTTCCCGATGACGCTGCCCGGCATCAAGATTTCCCCGCTGCCGACTCTCGATGGGCCGGCTGAAGGCGCTCAAGAGATCAATCAGGTCTTCTTCGAAAACGTTCGTGTGCCGATTGCCGAAGCGCTGGTCGGCGAAGAAAACAAGGGCTGGACCTACGCGAAGTACCTGCTTCAGTTCGAGCGCGGCAATGCCTATGCGCCGGGCCTGCGTGCCATGCTCAACAAGGCACGTAAAATTGCCAGCGTCGAGGAGGCCGATGGGGAAGCACTGATCCGGGATACGGATTTCGCCCGGAAAATGGCGCAGCTTGAGATCAAGATTGACGGCCTGGACGCAACGGAGCAGCGGATCTTCTCGGCTTTGTCGGCCGGACAGGCCGTCGGACCGGAAAGCTCCATGCTGAAATGCGCAGGCTCGGAAACCCAGCAGGCAATCACGGAGCTCGTCGTCGAGGCGGCCGGCACCTATGGCGCGCCTTTCGTGCGGGACAATTTCGCGATTGCCCGGGAAGGAGCGAATGCAGACCTGCCGTTTCCTTCCTATTCGGTGACCGCTGTCCCCAGCTATCTCAACTATCGCAAAACCTCCATCTATGCCGGTTCCAATGAAATCCAGCGGAACATCATGGCGAAGATGGTGCTCGGCCTCTGA